The proteins below are encoded in one region of Levilactobacillus namurensis:
- a CDS encoding helix-turn-helix domain-containing protein: MRLLGDKVKQYRKQKNLSQQELASGICTQATVSLMEKRNKVPSIKIILQICRRLNVSLDDILAGVGSSLDEQFDRISLAVRADDYDHASHLIDQLDMSSVQNAFDRERYHYYRGFVELRAHHRTGEAIFHFNLLLHRSYRMPWDLYAIVGNVGMAAAYLDRNEYEKAHYYLREAMTYLENYEWHEKEEFCRLIWARYQIAQLYLKLEQPQLVNENAEAALRMVKQQASLYLIDVLYELKGEAETALLATPAARRNFTIAKTLALVTHNVALQQRLAHKQALVE, encoded by the coding sequence ATGCGCTTATTAGGGGATAAGGTAAAGCAATATCGTAAGCAGAAAAATTTGTCGCAGCAGGAGTTGGCCAGTGGGATTTGTACGCAAGCGACGGTTAGTTTGATGGAGAAGCGAAACAAGGTGCCTAGTATTAAAATCATTCTCCAGATCTGTCGGCGGTTGAACGTGTCATTGGATGATATTTTAGCGGGGGTGGGGAGTAGTCTGGATGAACAATTTGACCGAATCTCCTTAGCCGTCCGCGCCGATGACTACGACCACGCCAGTCATTTGATTGACCAACTGGATATGAGCAGTGTTCAAAACGCCTTTGACCGGGAACGCTACCATTATTACCGGGGATTTGTAGAATTGCGGGCCCATCATCGTACGGGAGAAGCTATTTTTCACTTTAACTTATTATTACACCGTTCTTACCGGATGCCCTGGGACCTCTACGCCATCGTCGGGAACGTGGGGATGGCGGCGGCCTACTTGGACCGGAACGAATACGAGAAGGCTCATTATTATTTGCGGGAAGCGATGACTTACCTCGAGAACTATGAGTGGCATGAAAAGGAAGAATTTTGTCGATTGATTTGGGCCCGTTACCAGATTGCGCAACTCTACTTAAAGCTGGAACAACCGCAATTGGTCAATGAGAACGCCGAGGCGGCACTTCGGATGGTCAAGCAACAGGCCTCCCTGTACCTGATTGATGTTTTGTATGAATTAAAGGGTGAGGCGGAGACGGCCTTGTTGGCAACGCCGGCGGCTAGACGGAACTTTACGATTGCTAAAACCTTGGCGCTGGTGACCCACAATGTGGCGTTACAACAGCGTTTGGCCCATAAACAGGCCTTAGTTGAATAA
- a CDS encoding universal stress protein: protein MLQQYKHILVPVDGSYEAELAFKKAVAVAKRNDADLHLVHVVDTRAFQNISSFDTSMVEQVTETAKKTLDKYVADAKADGLDKIDYAIEYGAPKTIIARDVPRDNDTDLIMIGATGLNAVERLLIGSVTEYVTRTAVCDVIVVRTDLQNKPAKATRPEN, encoded by the coding sequence ATGTTACAACAATACAAGCACATTTTAGTTCCCGTTGACGGTTCCTACGAAGCTGAGTTAGCCTTCAAGAAAGCCGTAGCGGTCGCTAAACGTAACGATGCTGATTTACATCTCGTTCACGTTGTCGATACCCGCGCTTTTCAGAACATCTCGAGCTTCGACACCAGTATGGTGGAACAAGTGACCGAGACGGCTAAGAAGACCCTCGATAAGTACGTTGCCGATGCCAAGGCCGATGGCTTAGATAAGATCGATTACGCCATCGAATACGGAGCACCTAAGACCATCATCGCTCGGGACGTCCCACGGGATAACGATACCGACTTGATCATGATTGGAGCTACCGGGTTGAACGCGGTTGAACGGCTCTTAATCGGATCCGTGACCGAATACGTCACTCGGACGGCTGTTTGCGACGTGATCGTGGTACGGACTGACCTACAAAACAAGCCCGCTAAGGCGACCCGTCCTGAAAATTAA
- a CDS encoding replication-associated recombination protein A, with protein sequence MAQPLAYRMRPQRLEDVVGQQDLVGPGKIIRRMVAAKLLSSMILYGPPGTGKTSIASAIAGSTKYAFRKLNAATDSKKDLQVVAEEAKMSGTVILLLDEIHRLDKTKQDFLLPHLESGRIVLIGATTENPYLNINPAIRSRTQIFEVHPLTHDDIVTALQRAIADPDRGLGQLNLTVDPEALAFMADATNGDLRSALNGLELAAQSTPPTAGTDQIQVTLQVAEECFQRKALMGDKDGDAHYDVISAFQKSIRGSDTDAALHYMAQLIAAGDLPSICRRLMVIAYEDVGMANLPAAARTVAAVQAAQQLGLPEGRIPLADAVIELCLSPKSNSGIAAIDAALSDVTSGHSGIVPDHLKDAHYAGAKKLGHGTTYKFPHDFPNDWVAQQYLPDTLRHAQYYQPKQNGKFEQRFAEQYQRLRQANYHDN encoded by the coding sequence TTGGCACAACCCTTAGCCTACCGCATGCGTCCTCAACGACTAGAGGACGTTGTTGGGCAACAAGACTTGGTGGGCCCCGGCAAGATCATCCGCCGTATGGTCGCCGCCAAGCTCCTATCATCCATGATTCTCTACGGACCACCGGGCACCGGCAAGACCAGCATTGCTAGCGCGATTGCCGGCTCCACCAAGTACGCTTTTCGCAAACTCAACGCGGCCACCGATTCTAAAAAGGACCTCCAAGTGGTCGCCGAAGAAGCGAAAATGAGCGGGACGGTGATCCTGCTCCTAGACGAAATCCACCGGCTGGACAAAACCAAGCAAGATTTTCTACTGCCGCACTTGGAAAGTGGCCGCATTGTGTTGATTGGGGCAACCACCGAAAATCCCTACCTCAACATCAACCCGGCCATCCGTAGTCGAACCCAGATTTTCGAAGTGCATCCCCTGACCCACGACGACATCGTGACCGCCCTGCAACGGGCCATTGCTGACCCCGACCGTGGCCTAGGTCAGCTGAACCTCACCGTTGACCCGGAGGCCCTGGCGTTCATGGCCGACGCCACTAACGGCGACCTACGAAGTGCCTTGAACGGACTAGAACTCGCAGCCCAATCCACCCCACCTACAGCCGGCACCGATCAGATTCAGGTCACGTTGCAGGTCGCCGAGGAATGCTTTCAACGAAAGGCGTTGATGGGGGATAAGGATGGTGACGCCCACTACGACGTGATTTCCGCCTTTCAAAAGTCAATCCGTGGGAGTGACACCGATGCGGCCCTTCACTACATGGCCCAATTGATTGCGGCGGGCGACTTGCCATCCATCTGCCGGCGCCTCATGGTCATCGCCTACGAAGACGTTGGCATGGCGAATTTGCCGGCAGCCGCCCGCACTGTCGCCGCCGTTCAAGCGGCTCAACAGCTGGGGCTTCCCGAGGGCCGCATCCCCCTAGCAGACGCCGTTATCGAACTCTGTCTGTCGCCCAAGTCGAATTCCGGTATCGCCGCCATTGATGCCGCCCTTAGTGACGTTACCAGTGGTCATAGTGGCATCGTCCCGGACCACCTCAAGGACGCCCACTACGCGGGAGCTAAAAAGCTTGGCCACGGAACCACCTATAAGTTCCCCCATGATTTTCCTAACGACTGGGTCGCCCAGCAGTACCTGCCGGACACCTTGCGACACGCGCAATATTACCAACCGAAGCAAAACGGAAAGTTTGAACAGCGGTTTGCTGAGCAGTACCAACGATTACGTCAAGCCAACTATCACGATAATTGA
- a CDS encoding YueI family protein, whose product MTDKSPMEEHLQSAMYGTPKINPDEQRHYLGTFRERVSLTMTIAEVRDRNNLEAFITEITAHPDYQVILNGHIDQADLGPYMKVASQNNVQFSIKQDTIYGISNSDIGLVVCTNATAINVAPVALRQKYPTETPSPTTTPKKKGLLDRLFHDN is encoded by the coding sequence ATGACTGACAAGAGTCCAATGGAAGAACATTTGCAATCGGCGATGTACGGGACCCCCAAAATCAATCCCGACGAACAGCGCCACTACTTAGGGACCTTTCGTGAGCGGGTCTCCTTGACCATGACCATCGCCGAGGTTCGCGACCGTAACAACCTAGAGGCTTTCATCACCGAGATCACGGCCCATCCCGATTACCAGGTCATCTTGAACGGTCACATCGACCAAGCCGACCTGGGGCCGTACATGAAGGTCGCCAGTCAAAATAACGTTCAATTCAGCATTAAACAAGACACGATCTACGGAATCAGTAATAGCGACATTGGGTTGGTCGTCTGCACCAATGCGACGGCCATCAACGTGGCACCCGTCGCCCTGCGTCAGAAATATCCGACCGAGACGCCTTCTCCAACAACCACCCCCAAGAAAAAGGGGCTCCTGGACCGTCTCTTTCACGATAACTAA
- a CDS encoding DUF1054 family protein: MYQDRDFEIFADPTLPGRLGKIRQQLDPKFEQTVVDLQATLATFPVPLYAHVAQHRRRTKNPPPDSWVAFSTSKRGYKRLPHLEIGLWEDRLYIWLDVLEEATDRRDHLEQLPAAQVLALPATFKCADDHTDKLAERPLTAATYRDLMAVQATQRHAEWLVGRTFLRGATFFEATPDQQRTTIQQTVAALLPLYQKLI, encoded by the coding sequence ATCTATCAAGATCGAGATTTTGAGATTTTTGCGGACCCAACTTTGCCGGGGCGGTTGGGCAAGATTCGGCAGCAACTAGACCCTAAGTTTGAGCAAACCGTTGTCGATTTGCAGGCCACTTTGGCGACGTTTCCGGTTCCGTTATACGCCCACGTAGCCCAGCATCGGCGCCGAACCAAGAATCCGCCGCCGGATAGCTGGGTGGCATTTAGTACGTCAAAACGGGGGTACAAACGGTTACCACACCTAGAGATTGGTCTTTGGGAGGACCGTCTGTATATCTGGTTGGATGTCTTGGAAGAGGCTACTGATCGACGGGACCATTTAGAGCAGCTACCGGCAGCGCAGGTATTGGCGTTACCGGCAACGTTTAAATGTGCCGACGATCATACGGATAAGTTGGCGGAACGGCCGTTGACCGCCGCAACTTATCGGGATTTGATGGCAGTTCAAGCCACGCAACGACACGCCGAGTGGCTAGTGGGGCGGACCTTTTTACGGGGGGCGACCTTCTTTGAAGCCACGCCGGATCAGCAACGAACCACGATTCAGCAGACCGTGGCGGCGCTACTGCCGCTGTACCAAAAATTAATTTAG
- the rpsD gene encoding 30S ribosomal protein S4, translating into MSRYTGPSWRISRRLGVSLSGTGKELARRPYAPGDHGQGRRQKLSEYGTQLREKQKLRFTYGLTERQFYNLFKRAGKIKEGTHGTNFMILLERRLDNVVYRLGLATTRRQARQLVNHGHITVDGKRVDIPSYEVEVGQIVSVREKSKDLAVIKGAVEAVVGRPQYVDFDADKLEGSLTRLPQREELDAELDDSLIVEYYNR; encoded by the coding sequence ATGTCACGTTATACTGGCCCAAGTTGGCGGATTTCACGTCGTTTAGGGGTTTCCCTTTCCGGCACTGGTAAAGAATTAGCACGTCGTCCTTACGCTCCTGGTGACCACGGTCAAGGCCGTCGTCAAAAGCTTTCTGAATACGGGACGCAATTACGCGAAAAGCAAAAGCTGCGGTTCACTTACGGCTTAACTGAACGTCAATTCTACAACCTGTTCAAGCGCGCAGGTAAGATCAAGGAAGGTACCCACGGGACCAACTTCATGATCTTGCTCGAACGTCGGTTGGACAACGTGGTTTACCGTTTAGGTTTGGCAACGACTCGTCGTCAAGCTCGTCAATTGGTTAACCATGGTCACATCACTGTTGATGGCAAGCGTGTGGACATTCCTTCATACGAAGTCGAAGTTGGCCAAATTGTCAGCGTTCGCGAAAAGTCCAAGGACTTAGCCGTTATCAAGGGTGCCGTTGAAGCCGTTGTGGGTCGTCCACAATACGTTGACTTCGACGCCGACAAGCTGGAAGGTTCTTTGACCCGTTTACCACAACGTGAAGAACTCGATGCTGAACTCGACGATTCCTTAATCGTTGAATACTACAACCGTTAA
- a CDS encoding GAF domain-containing protein: MTASINPLISEQLDALLHGETNLVANMANASALLKQTIEDINWAGFYLYQPATDDLILGPFQGNVACMHIENNRGVCGTALATQQVQRVADVHQFAGHIACDSASNAEIVIPLTTQQGKLGVLDIDSPSTDRFSAEDQAVLEEFARVFIAHVDKA, translated from the coding sequence ATGACTGCTTCAATTAATCCATTAATTTCCGAACAACTAGACGCACTGCTTCACGGCGAGACTAACCTGGTTGCCAACATGGCCAACGCCTCAGCACTGCTTAAGCAAACGATTGAGGACATTAACTGGGCGGGCTTCTACCTTTATCAACCGGCCACCGATGATCTAATCTTAGGCCCCTTCCAAGGTAACGTAGCCTGCATGCACATCGAAAACAACCGCGGGGTTTGTGGGACCGCACTGGCAACGCAACAAGTTCAACGGGTCGCCGACGTTCATCAATTCGCTGGGCATATCGCCTGCGATTCCGCTAGCAACGCCGAAATCGTGATTCCACTAACAACTCAGCAAGGCAAACTCGGGGTGTTAGACATCGACTCCCCATCGACCGACCGCTTTTCGGCTGAAGATCAGGCTGTACTCGAAGAGTTTGCCCGGGTTTTCATCGCCCATGTTGACAAAGCCTAG
- the ezrA gene encoding septation ring formation regulator EzrA, which yields MLVVLIGIVIIAIVVYIGILAYQQRIRRQVATLAEKKASLLKIPLADELHLVGQLSLTGQSLEQFEALQSDYDEITKHRLPRIDDQLTELQKASRGMNLLQLRQDLAKAALLVDQTDELVQTVQSKLAELQEIDKQHRQAVHDLEQKYQELRKTLLAKNFAFGPSIDGLEEQLSHLEDNFDTFTQLTQEGDHERASDVLSQLKEDTSALENLLTAIPPLYKDLTAIYPDQLKELQSGYQQLKAQDFQFSDHDIPGSIQEVTDQVKDNVATLAALRPDDAKIINERIATRIDALYAVMQKEIDAKGPVEKNLDGVAKFIAHAQNQNHTLLNELDRLSQNYTLDHQELETARELNEQLRNIDGVYQRDVQDLTGKSATYSVVLGHQEQQQKDLHQIEEQQAQILKSVAGLADEERQARETLRQFDFKLHSLRRQIENLNLPGVPQSYLDYFFVVRDEVEQLATDMDQPQIDMERITKQLLIIQTDLDTLEEKTNDLMDSAELAEQLIQYANRYQTSHEDVAAASQQAAELFEKQHEYSQALETIATVLDKVEPGSYKRLEDAYYERKGRQKPAERDAAETTKKK from the coding sequence ATGTTAGTTGTGCTAATTGGAATCGTCATAATTGCGATTGTTGTCTATATCGGCATTCTCGCTTATCAGCAACGAATTCGGCGCCAGGTCGCAACGTTGGCGGAAAAGAAGGCTTCTTTATTGAAGATTCCACTAGCTGACGAGTTGCACCTAGTGGGTCAGTTAAGTCTGACGGGACAGTCCCTCGAACAGTTTGAGGCGTTGCAGAGCGACTATGACGAGATCACGAAGCATCGGCTGCCCCGAATCGATGATCAGCTGACTGAGTTGCAAAAGGCATCCCGGGGGATGAACCTGTTACAACTACGTCAAGATCTGGCGAAGGCGGCCCTGCTGGTTGACCAGACTGATGAATTAGTGCAAACGGTCCAGTCCAAGTTAGCGGAGCTCCAGGAAATTGATAAACAGCACCGGCAGGCTGTGCACGACCTCGAACAAAAGTATCAAGAGTTGCGCAAAACGTTACTGGCTAAAAACTTTGCTTTTGGCCCCAGCATTGACGGTCTAGAAGAGCAACTGAGTCACCTTGAGGACAACTTTGACACCTTCACCCAATTGACCCAAGAAGGGGACCATGAACGGGCCAGTGATGTTTTGAGCCAGTTAAAGGAAGATACCAGTGCGTTGGAGAATTTACTGACGGCCATTCCACCCCTATACAAGGACTTGACGGCAATCTATCCCGATCAGCTAAAGGAACTCCAGTCCGGTTATCAACAATTAAAAGCCCAAGATTTTCAATTTAGTGACCACGATATCCCCGGTAGCATCCAAGAGGTTACGGACCAGGTGAAGGATAACGTGGCGACCCTGGCGGCTTTGCGTCCGGATGATGCCAAGATTATCAACGAGCGGATTGCAACGCGCATCGATGCGCTTTATGCGGTCATGCAAAAGGAAATCGATGCGAAGGGTCCCGTTGAAAAGAACCTGGATGGGGTGGCTAAGTTTATTGCGCACGCGCAAAATCAAAACCACACGTTGCTCAACGAACTTGACCGCTTGAGTCAAAATTACACCTTGGACCACCAAGAGTTGGAAACGGCTCGGGAACTCAATGAGCAGTTACGGAACATCGATGGCGTCTACCAACGGGATGTACAGGATCTGACCGGGAAATCGGCCACCTATTCGGTCGTTTTGGGACACCAAGAGCAGCAACAAAAGGACCTGCACCAGATTGAGGAACAGCAGGCGCAGATCTTGAAGAGCGTTGCGGGGCTAGCCGACGAAGAACGGCAGGCACGGGAAACGCTCCGTCAATTTGATTTCAAACTACATAGTTTACGGCGTCAGATTGAAAACTTGAACTTACCGGGGGTTCCCCAGAGTTACCTGGATTACTTCTTCGTGGTCCGGGATGAGGTCGAACAGTTGGCCACCGATATGGATCAGCCTCAGATCGACATGGAGCGGATCACTAAGCAGCTCTTGATCATCCAAACGGACTTAGACACGTTGGAAGAGAAGACCAATGACTTGATGGACAGTGCCGAGTTAGCGGAACAGTTGATTCAATACGCTAACCGTTACCAGACCAGTCATGAGGACGTTGCGGCGGCGAGTCAGCAAGCCGCTGAACTATTTGAAAAGCAACACGAGTACAGCCAGGCCTTAGAAACTATTGCTACGGTCTTGGATAAGGTTGAACCAGGTTCCTATAAGCGGTTAGAAGATGCCTATTACGAACGTAAGGGACGGCAGAAACCAGCAGAACGGGATGCGGCGGAGACCACTAAGAAAAAATAA
- a CDS encoding cysteine desulfurase family protein yields MIYFDNSATTKAAPEAVDTYAKVSANYWGNPSSLHNFGEQAFNLLEQSRQQIADLVGVKLSEILFTSGGTEGDNWAIKGTAMAKREFGKHLITTAVEHPAVHNSMEQLKQLGYDVTYLPVDENGRVSADDLRAAIRPDTILVSTMAVNNEIGAVQPLAEIADVLRDFPKIHWHIDAVQGIGKGLHDLIFNDRVDFVTFSGHKFHAPRGIGFMYKRQGRKIAPLMAGGGQERNLRSGTENLPAIAAMAKALRLLLADEPAKVAQQRAIRLAILHHIETFDHVTVFSKDLPVFAPHILCFAIEGVRGETIVHAFEEHQIYISTTSACSSKKHVESSTLQAMQINPDVATSAVRISLDEHNTMAEAEEFNRVFDVLYQQFAKLR; encoded by the coding sequence ATGATTTATTTTGATAATAGTGCGACAACGAAAGCCGCACCGGAAGCTGTCGATACCTACGCTAAGGTCAGTGCGAACTACTGGGGCAACCCGTCTAGTCTGCATAACTTTGGGGAACAGGCCTTCAACCTCCTAGAACAATCGCGACAACAGATTGCGGACTTAGTCGGCGTGAAGTTGAGCGAGATCCTGTTCACCAGTGGCGGGACCGAAGGCGACAACTGGGCCATTAAGGGCACGGCGATGGCGAAACGGGAGTTTGGTAAACATCTGATTACCACGGCCGTGGAACATCCAGCCGTGCATAACTCGATGGAGCAGTTGAAACAACTGGGGTACGACGTGACCTACCTCCCCGTCGATGAAAATGGGCGGGTGTCGGCCGATGATTTGCGGGCCGCTATTCGGCCGGACACGATTCTGGTGTCGACTATGGCCGTCAACAATGAAATCGGGGCCGTCCAGCCGTTAGCTGAGATTGCGGACGTGCTGCGGGACTTCCCTAAGATTCATTGGCACATTGATGCTGTCCAGGGAATTGGTAAGGGCCTGCACGACCTGATTTTTAATGATCGGGTCGACTTTGTGACCTTCTCTGGCCATAAGTTCCACGCACCACGGGGCATCGGCTTCATGTATAAGCGGCAGGGTCGAAAGATTGCGCCGCTTATGGCGGGTGGCGGTCAGGAACGGAATTTACGTTCGGGGACCGAAAACTTACCAGCCATCGCGGCCATGGCCAAGGCGTTACGGCTTCTCTTGGCGGATGAACCCGCTAAGGTTGCCCAGCAACGGGCCATTCGGCTAGCCATCTTGCACCACATCGAGACCTTCGATCACGTGACGGTCTTTTCCAAAGATTTGCCCGTTTTCGCGCCCCACATTCTGTGCTTTGCGATTGAGGGGGTTCGGGGAGAGACTATCGTGCACGCGTTCGAAGAACACCAGATCTATATCTCGACGACCAGTGCGTGCTCCTCGAAGAAACACGTAGAATCAAGTACGCTGCAGGCCATGCAGATCAACCCAGACGTGGCGACGAGTGCCGTCCGGATCTCACTGGATGAACACAACACCATGGCTGAAGCCGAAGAGTTTAACCGCGTCTTTGACGTACTTTACCAACAATTTGCGAAGTTACGCTAA
- the thiI gene encoding tRNA uracil 4-sulfurtransferase ThiI, whose protein sequence is MEYSEIMVRYGELSTKGKNKKDFIRQLGHNVKNALSQFEGLEVHAQHDRLHVTLNGADSTAVMDRLKGVFGIESFSPSVKTEKDLDAIKATVLAMAKEAYQPGMTFKINVRRQDKNFEYDTYQLNDILGGVVLHEVPGIQVKMKHPDLELRVEIRLNGVFVSGQTIQGAGGLPVGTGGKAVMMLSGGIDSPVASYYGMRRGVKLDMVHFFSPPYTSEQALAKAKELTAKLAKYSGSIQFIQVPFTKIQETIKEKVPEGYLMTIQRRMMLRLTVAVAEMRHAKGVFNGESLGQVASQTLESMAAINDVTSMPILRPLLSMDKTEIIKVAEDIDTYDLSILPYEDCCTIFTPPAPKTKPDLEKSRKYEKFIDVEGLMKEALDGITITEIRPGDNYLNQNEDVFAELL, encoded by the coding sequence ATGGAATATAGCGAAATTATGGTCCGCTACGGCGAATTGTCGACGAAGGGGAAGAACAAGAAAGACTTCATCCGGCAATTAGGACACAACGTTAAAAACGCGTTGAGCCAATTTGAGGGCTTAGAAGTACATGCCCAGCACGACCGGTTACACGTTACCCTGAACGGGGCGGATTCTACGGCCGTGATGGACCGATTGAAGGGCGTTTTCGGAATCGAAAGCTTCTCGCCATCGGTTAAGACGGAAAAGGATCTGGATGCCATCAAGGCAACGGTCTTGGCGATGGCTAAAGAGGCCTACCAACCAGGGATGACTTTTAAGATCAACGTTCGGCGGCAAGATAAGAACTTTGAATACGATACCTACCAACTGAATGATATTTTGGGTGGCGTGGTACTTCACGAGGTACCCGGCATTCAAGTTAAGATGAAGCATCCCGACTTGGAGTTACGGGTTGAGATCCGCTTGAACGGGGTCTTTGTCTCTGGTCAGACCATCCAAGGTGCTGGCGGTTTGCCCGTCGGAACTGGTGGTAAGGCCGTGATGATGCTCTCTGGTGGGATTGACTCCCCGGTTGCGTCCTACTACGGGATGCGGCGGGGCGTCAAGCTGGATATGGTGCACTTCTTTAGTCCGCCATACACCTCAGAACAAGCGTTGGCTAAGGCCAAGGAACTGACGGCCAAGTTAGCGAAGTACTCGGGAAGCATTCAGTTCATCCAAGTGCCGTTCACCAAGATTCAAGAGACCATTAAGGAAAAGGTTCCGGAAGGGTACTTGATGACGATTCAACGGCGGATGATGCTCCGGTTGACCGTAGCGGTGGCCGAGATGCGGCACGCCAAGGGGGTCTTCAACGGAGAATCCCTGGGTCAAGTGGCTTCACAGACGTTGGAAAGTATGGCGGCCATCAATGATGTGACGTCCATGCCGATTCTGCGGCCGTTGTTGTCGATGGATAAGACGGAAATCATCAAAGTGGCGGAGGACATCGATACCTATGACTTGTCGATTCTGCCATATGAAGATTGCTGCACGATCTTCACGCCACCGGCACCGAAGACCAAGCCCGACTTGGAAAAGTCGCGAAAGTACGAAAAGTTCATTGACGTTGAAGGGTTGATGAAGGAAGCGCTCGACGGAATCACCATCACGGAGATTCGGCCCGGTGATAATTACCTGAATCAAAATGAAGATGTCTTTGCGGAACTGCTTTAA
- a CDS encoding peroxiredoxin encodes MEVTRLGKKMSLAGELPAVGDRLPKFKLFDQQNEKVKTADLIGQVALISVVPDLNTPVCTLQTRKFTQQADYYPAAKFYTVSNNSVAEQTGWCAAEGVNNVDLLSDEELSFGYETGLYVPNLGNLARSIWIIDDTGKIVYRQVVVEQSDEPDYLAALAALEKLVPRVDD; translated from the coding sequence GTGGAAGTCACGAGACTCGGTAAAAAAATGTCTCTGGCGGGGGAATTACCCGCAGTGGGCGATCGGTTACCCAAGTTCAAACTTTTTGATCAACAGAATGAAAAGGTGAAGACGGCTGATCTGATTGGCCAAGTCGCCCTGATCAGTGTTGTTCCCGACTTAAATACCCCGGTTTGCACGTTACAGACGCGAAAGTTCACCCAACAGGCGGACTATTATCCAGCCGCTAAATTCTACACGGTGTCGAATAACTCCGTTGCCGAACAGACGGGCTGGTGTGCCGCTGAAGGGGTCAACAACGTCGATCTCCTGTCTGACGAAGAGTTGTCGTTTGGTTACGAGACGGGTCTATACGTACCGAACCTCGGCAACTTGGCCCGGTCTATCTGGATCATCGATGATACGGGGAAGATTGTTTACCGTCAAGTCGTCGTTGAACAGTCGGATGAGCCAGATTATCTGGCAGCGTTGGCGGCCTTAGAAAAGTTGGTGCCACGTGTTGACGACTAA